The sequence TTTACACCTTGGGTACTCAGAAGGCATTCCACTTGAAGTGCCTTTTTGAAAGTTAAAGACTGGATTAAGGAGGTTATTTGGCAAATGACAGTCTCTATGGTCACCACCCAGAGATTTGTCTGATTTAACAGATCTTCTTTTGCTTATTTTGTAATGGCAATGGCTGGAACTCATCATTCTCTTTACGTCACTGATGACTTCACCTGCGATTTCTCCAGCATAAGTCCACAAGGAATTCAAAGTCTGTTCTGAGAACTGTGCACTGTGCAATGCAATGCTCCCTCTGCCTTCATCAGGTGCTTTCTTTACACCATCACCAAAACTTATAGTGTCCATCTCAGTTGCCATAGAAACAATATGGCATGCTAAACGCTCTGCATAGTGTAGAGCTCCTCTCTCCATCATTTTCTTTCCTGCACTGGGACCGGGCTCTGCATGATGGGCTGCAGTGTTTAGAACatcttcctcatcatcatcttcatgttCACTATTGACAGCCTCCTCAGAAAGGGACCTCATAAGTTTCAGCATGAATTCAGCTTTGTCAGAGTCAGAGGCCTCCTGTTTAAAGCGTGAGGTGGGGTAATGTGGGGTGGGCGGAGGTGTTGCGGGTGAGAACTCTTTTGCAAGCTTACTCTTGAGCTTCTTTGAGAACTGTTTAATCTGTTTTTCACAGGACACATCTGACGGGTGCTGTGGAGTTGATGGTGGTGTGCCAGGAATCACACTGGATTTTATTCCAGAGTTGCAGGGAAGCAGCTCTTCTGTGACGACCTTTCTACCCCCACGCATGCTCATTTCAAAATTTGGCACTTCCAAAGTGTCTTTTATTATGGCAGAGTGGACTTCTGAAGCGCCGTGGCTGGCTGGACGTATACTTCTTGGGACTGACATACAACTTGCATAATCTGTGTTCTTTGATCCTACAGTCCAGTGTGGCTGAGAGGAACACGATGATGATGAATCCATCACACCTTCTTTTGGAACATGTACTTTTGGAGATACACAAAAGTCATAAGGTGGTGTACTTTGACATGCCACATCCTGTGATTTTGTCATACCACTGCCTGAAGTGGCAATTTGACTCTCTACAGTTTCACTTAAGAAATCAGCACAAGTTTCcacttttttattcattttgctTGTGGTCATGACATCAAATGCCTCACCCACTGTACTGTCAACCATAGCACCAGAGAAGctctgaaaacatttttcaactggAGGTTTCCCAGAAGTAGTTCCAGGGGATGAATTACCAAAGTTACCACAGGCCTTGCGAATTTTGTAAACACCTGGCACTGATTCAGATGATATTGCAGGAGAAGTGCATGAAGTGGACGTCACTGCTTTTCCTTGAAAACAAATGCTTCTTTTTGGGCTCGTCTGGCATGGATGACTAATGCTGGACTTATAATGGCAGGTTCCTTCTGTGTTTTGCAGGTAAGATATAGCTGCAGGGACTGGAACACAACTCGCCACTCCAGACACACAGTATAAAGCTTTTTTCACGGTGCAGCCATCTTCTCCTCTGTTGCCTGTCTGTACAAATGATGGTGATTCCGGGTAACTGGCTTGGGCATTGCATAGTTTTGTGGTTTGGGATGAGTCATCTGCACTGACGTAGCAAATGTTGTCCAGTGATACACTTATGGCTGCCTGTGTTGTGAAAGTCACATCAGCTTGAGACAGCTCTATGAAGGCCTCCTGGATCACAGACTCTGAAAGGTCTGAAGCATAAGAGCAAACCACTTCCTCTTCTTGCTCAAAAGACCAGTTTCTGGGGGTGAGAGGTGTAGACGGATGTGAAAATTGGCAAACCTCCATAATCCCCTCAAATACTAATTCCTCAGCTAGATCAGCTGCAAACCTGGTAACAGTGTTGTTGAAAATCTGCTTTTTCACAAACAGAAACTCTTTCAGCGCTCCAGATACAGCTTCTCCAACAAGGAAACTTGCCAATCCATTTATGGCACGTTCTTTCAACACAGAGGCATGGCGCATTCCTATCTCCTGGAAGGCCATATGAAACACGGAAGACGTCAGTCTTGCGGCTAAATGGCAAAGTGTTGTAGTGCAGGAGGACACTCCCTTCTGTAGGTCTCGTAACGCACTCCCTACGCTCATTTCAACCAAGTCTGTGGCAAATTTCTGAATCCCGTCCTTCAGAGACTGTGACTGTGATTTGGCAATGCTGACTGTCTCCTGAATATCTGACAATTTCATTAGATGTCCATTAGTGTTTTTAAATTCTTTATGACACACACAACTCAAGTTCTTATTAATGTTAATGTCAATGGGAGAGGAGTACCCACACACAGTTCCAAGGATTTCTTTTGAGAGATTGTTTGCAAAATCAGAATACGTTTTATACAGGGAACAGAGATCTCGTGGTTTGCGCAGCTCTGAACCATCTGTATCCACTCTCCAAAAGCACTCCAAGGACCCTCCTTCTCCCAGGGGACTAAAAGCTGATGAGCGAACTGGGCTGAAAAGTCCCCCAGTCTCCTCACAGGATGTCCTCACTGGCCTTGGAGAGTCTGGGGTATCAGAGTGTATACTGTATGGTGATCCAGGCTTAAGTGGAGTGGGTTTCTTGACATTGGCAGGAAGAGACCTATGGTCAAACTTGTGAGGGTTCATTGCTCTTGTTGAGCCACTTTTTGAAGCATATTTACTAACAGGGCTGTCAGACTGCTTTTTTTTCTGAGCAAGAAGGTGGTGTTCTTTTGGCAACTTGACGACGACATCTAAAGTTTGATCCAGATCATCAAACTGATCAAAACTATCAAAAAACTCACTAAGCTCCGAGTCGGAGTCTTCTACTCCCTCTTTAAGAACAGGAATCTTGGGAATGTCAAGTTTTGCCTTTAGACTCTTTTGATAACCAACTTCGTCCAAAAAAATAATGGGGCTTGGACTAGAACAATCAGATTCATCCGATTCTGTGAGAGATGTAAATGAAACCCATCCCTTTGGTGGACTACTCTGAGGGGCCATTTGCCCTCTGCATTGGCACTCTGCATCTCCAGACCATGATGATGTAACCTTCTGTACTACTCCAGACTCATCAACAGTAGACTTTTCTTTATTCTTGGACTTCTTAGAAATAGAACTAATGATGATATGAGAGCCAGAAAAATCTTTAAAATGTGGAGGGATAGTTTGGGACGCCACATCTCGCTGGTTCCGCTTATTAACAGAAGCTGCaaaaagggaaagagaaagGTCTCCATTAGTTTAAGATTACTAGATTAAATGATCAAATCAAATTTCATATAGCCCTATAGAAGCTGTGGAGCTGAAGATGGAGAACTGAAGGTACTCTCAAGTACAAATTGGTTCATTTTCATGAGAAGAGTGACAAATGCACAAAACATGTAGGACTAATTGGAAATTACACGGATAATCACCTGTATCTTCCTCTTCAAGATGTTCAAAAGCAGTGACAAAGTCTTCCTCAATAGATGAGACAGACTGGTTAGTGTCATCGTCCTCAGCCTGACAGGCCTCTGATATGCCTCTCTGCAGAGAATGCACCTCTAGAGCATATTGGATACCTGCCGTGTAGCGTGTAAGAAGCCCCAGAATAGAACTAATTTGTGGAGAACTGACATGTCTTAGTATGCACAGCGCTCTGGATACACCAGTCTGCATTTGGGAAAGAAATAAAGCTTTTAGGTGCCTTTTACCATGTGTGCCAAATATAATGCTTTTACAGATTCATAACACTGCCTTATTTAGCCAGAAAAACATCACTCAGATATCTTGTTCATTATCTCATGATAATCTATGAAGCCTTGAAACATATGTGATTAAGTTTAAACAATCTGAAacagttttttttaaacaaatatattttttcttgcCACAACACTAGACCTGCTGTCTTTCTCTCAtattcacttacacacacagctaaaaAAAAATACTGCACACAATCTCAGTAAAGACACATTATACCCAAAGAATGAGACCCACTTTCAACCAggtccattcacacacacagttcatacACTGTATTAGTTAAACACCTGTATATGAGAAATTCCATCTTTCCTCTCAAATGGTTGTTTCGAGTCTTTGAGGAGCAACACTTCTTCATCCTTAAGTGTTTGTACGTGTAATGACCCAAGTAACTCCGTTAGGTCACTCGAGAGAGAAGTTAAAGCCTGCAAATTAGTGAAGAAAATCAACATTTTCAGTAAATGAATTAATTTGTCATACATGAATCTATAATGTCCAAAACATTCCTGTAAAACATTTTGACCATCCATGTTATATGAAAGCAGAGTGGTGATATAcacagggcttaatttgagccagatcctgccggaacaggatccgggaactctttcattttgaagcgtgcgttccgggaactgtctgcctcgatccggcaaAATATTATACCGCCAGTGTAACAATTTATGCTTGTGTTCCGGcaacgtttgatttacaaattaagccctggatATACAGATATCTTAAAAAAGTTAGGGCAGTGTTCACAATATTCACTATTTTGGTTACTTGTTCCATTTGCAAACCAAGAAAAATGCATACAAAATTATTTTCAGCACACCTGAAGTGCATGCAAAATAAAGTGACTGAAATCTACTATGCCTATTGTAAATTGCAGTCTGAAACCTCTGCAGTGTTACACATTTCcaagaaatataaaataatacctACCTGTAGCATGAAATCCTCCCCATCAGCATACCTTGGTAAGCATACAAAATGGATCTAAATGGAAAGTCAAGGTGATAGAATTTTGTGCCTATAATCAAGTCAGTCATTTAATCAAGCTTTGAAAATTATTACAGGTGATATATACCAAAGAAAGTCACAGGAAAATGAAATCATTACACCCAAATTCTACTTCAGTAATAATCATGTGCATAGAATTTTTAGTAGATGCAATGAACCAATATAGTTCACACACAGAAGTTGCAATTTCTAACTAACAACAAAGCTCAAGATGGCCTAATTTATTGCTTCACCAGCAACTTCTGTTGAAAGTCACTACTcttattttaaagtaaaaataGACTATATGTTTTCAGGATAACTGGTGTGTTTTGCACATGCGTACATTAAAGTTCAAAGGCTAATTCAAGCATACATAATTTGGTCAGTGGATTTCTGAAATAAACAGTATGTTTGGCCATGTGTTGACGTATGGGATCCTCACCTCTGGCACACACTGTGAGTCTTGAAGCTCTGACACCACATCACTGAGCTTTTTCCTGTTTTTGAGAAGGTTCCTCAGGGACAAAGCCGAGTTCTCATGGAGAGTCTAGACACACAACACCAGTTACAGTGCTTAATACATCTGTTCTGCAAACAATTATAAAGATAGTATAGACTACAAAACAGGGGACTATATCTTGTGCAGAGTTAAACATTCACAGTGGAAAATCAAAACTGTGATACTTCATTCAACACCTGGTATTTTCTTCTGAATGAATAATCAGTTGTACTCTTCAATGACCAATGATGAAATTATAGCAGTAAAACCAAACAATAAATACTGACCTTTTTACAGGTACAGTATGACATTTCTGGATATAATGCataacatgtaaacacacagaaGTTGTTCTTTACATAAATATTAGCATTTGGAAGGGTATGCATATCAGCCGTTTTCTTATTATTTCCAGGGTACCCAAGAAAATAAGATGCAGTGGGATGATTATTAGTTACAGCTGATCTGTGGCAGGTTCGTCTTTATATGCCTGTGTTTAAGGTTCATGGGAGGATCTGTCACCTCTCTCTTGATTGTGGCACGATACTTCAGTGGAACACCTCTGATTGGGCCACAAGCATCCATGGCAACACAGAGCAGGGCTGGGCAGGGTTAGGGCCTGGAGCTAGCCTGACCTTGAAGTGATGAAAGGACAAATAACTGATAAAGAAGGTGGCAAAGAAAGGATAGATCAAGTACTTGTGAACAAGCCAGGAAAGTAGACCTATAAGGTGCAACAGCACAGCAGTGTCATTTTATTTGGTCATTCAACATGTCATGGAAAAACAAATTCTAGATAAAGAAAATAACTAAGCTTAAGCAATGTTGTGTGCAGCATATGTAGCACTTCAGATATAACTGAAAACTGTCAATACACtgagatacaaacacacagacaccatatCAGCAGACCCATAATCTTCCCAGACATAAAATCTTCCAGTTGATTTGTGTGACTGGCAGCAATCAAGACCCATGGAGAACAGCACAATATATAATAAACCTAAATACTGGTCAATGTTTGGAGTGTTTTAAGTTAGTttttaaacaaatacaaaccTTCATGCAAAGTACTGGACTCAAATATGTCTAAATATTTAAATGCAGGTAATCTAGGCCTGCATGCGGTGAAAACATAACATGTGCAGGACTGATTCGAGGTCACTGCCCTTATTCTCACACCAAGAATAACCCAGTAGGACTGATGGTAGATTATATCTATGCATTGCAAAAGTGAAACCTATGCAACAGAAGAGCCAAGAAAGATGATGTGCACTTATCTGAAGCCTTATCTTAGTCTACAATACCAATGCAACTAAAGTTTCAGAGGTTTCATGACACACATTACTTTAGAATTGCAACAACACAGCATAGAACATATATACGTAATATATTTAAAAGATACTAGATGCATGGTAAGAAAGACAAACAAAACCCCACAAATAGCCCCCAATCTGTTATTGCCTCAAATAGAACCAAATTAGTCAAGTTCCATATTCTGGAAAATGATTTCAAAATATgatgaattaaaaacaaaaaaatgttatTTCAGAGGCAAGACTCATTATTTCAGAATGCAGTCCTATGACTTTTTATTGATTGGAATATCACAAAGTACAGTCACACATATGCAAGATTTCACGATTCCATAAAAACAACTCAACAACAACACTTACACTTTTTAATGTGATTATTCATAAAAAACAAAATATTCAAAGATGAAAAGTTCCAACATACTGACTGAAATAAGATGACAAAATAGTAGTGAAAATGTTTTTAGAAAATAATATGGTacaactattttacataatttAAAACTAGGATGTTAAAAGCCTTCTAAAAACTAAAATATGTCGTGGATGCTAAACTGGTCCCTCATTTGTTATTAGTGCATGTGGGTGGATAAATAGAtagcaaaacaaaatcacaaaaaaagATGAGGTGAAAGAACTGTTTATTTGCCAGTGAAATATTCTCCCCTTTACACACAGCATTAGTAAGATGATTGGGCGTCTTATCAGCATTACTCAGTTCACCCGTCAGTAACTATAGGTCCTCATGTCTAATAGTCCCTCATGTCTTCACCATCTGTAGGCGCTGCACTAACCTTCAATATCAGGACATGCTTCAAAAGAGAAAAACTCGAGCGAGCAGGTAATGAATTAGTGAACCAaagtaatataaatataaccACGGATGACATATAAATCATCCGTAGTTTCTTTAGCGTTTGGTGGTAGCCAGAAATACTAGTTACATGGGTGTCGGTAGTACTGTCTAGATATTAAATGTAAAAAGGCCAGATTGTGGAGGCTACTGGCCCTACACGCCTCTCCTAGAATAACACCAACTAGATTAGGAGCTAGATTAGCCCGGCTGGGCGTGTGTGGCCCAACAGTCATGATGTTACTGGAATAAAACAGAAATGTCATATTGAAGAGACACTTGACCGCAGCTGATGGACTATTTAATCATCAGTTCGCCCCGTTCCTGTCGGGCCTGACAGGTAGTGCGAGATGATCTAGATATCTGCTTTAATCAAACAGGTCCTGTGTGAACTAATGCCACCACTAAATACTAAAGTGTAAAATGTGTTTGTAATGCGACTAATGAACGCAGCTAAACCGGATTAATGAAGACATGGCGAAGCACTTCTACATATGTGGACTAGCATGTAGGCTAAGGTTAAACTAAGACAGCGAGCATCCTTCTTCAGTAATCTTGTTTCAGCATTAACGACACTGGATTTAAATGCTCCTTATTGTCCATGCATATTAACCACTGCTATTAAAATATCGCCTTAAACGTCTCACCTGTCGACGAGAGACAAACGCAGAGATGTTAGCCGCTTCAATATGAGCCAAACAGGCCAAAGTAATCAAATCTGACACAGTAGGTATGACGAGAAGAGAGCCGAGTGATCGATGAGCGGTAACGTTGAAGTAATGGTGAATATTTTGGTTGTTCTGGTGGATCTGGGCCCCTGCTCGTCTTCATGGCAGGTTATATTAGTGGGCAGCGTCCCCTCATTTCCATCGCACGACTTTATGGACTCCAGTTAGCGAAAATGAAAATCACCGTCTTGTTCGCGTTTGCGCAGTAGTTCAAAAGCGAAAAACAGCATCTGTAAACAGTGCAGTGTAGAAACGTCGGAACCGGAGTGCGTAGTGGAAACGGGCTTGGGGTGTTCTGGGTCTGGGGGTGAGACTGCAAAACTGTATCCGCTCGATTTGTATTGGTACAAACAACATCACACGTGCTTGTGCTACTTTAAACTTCGTGTATTTTTAAACAATTAACTGCATCCATCTACAAAATCTGTAGATTAAACGTTTCTTACGCGTTCACCTTCAACAAAAATAACCGACCGTCTTCTTGTCGACAGAGAAGCTTTTTTCTGACGCTCAACCCAATAACTCAACCTTGAGTTAAATTAGTGTCACTTAATCCTGCCGATtagatcgggggggggggggggttccacgaagcgagctaactcagtaagtcgggcttttaagacaagcctggctcattttgctcaaattcggttccacgaagGAGGCTAGACTtaagcctcgctcagttactacagcaacatttACGTTTGTACAAACCTGCtctgtaccaggctagagttgaggcttagcttagctggaccgcttctattggctgagcagtctcgccatccgggaaacaaaattgaagaacaaggttccgctatccattaaattgcagtggatgtagcatatcatatcatatctttatacatttaattgagtactgcaattattagtttggaatgattgcaggttattattgtcaatttaataattatatttccaaatgcaatttatatttcgatcttcggagtacatattcattgttaatcagtgaggtttctgcacattttaatgtattggtttaatcttaaattcaggtcagtgtaaaatggaataggCCTACAGTGTCTAATCACAGTTATGGTCAACAAACATTAATTAGTATAAACTCTATCTcacaaaaaaaatacaattctttgtacctgagtattaataattattaatactgagtaatttaggtgaagatacttttaggtatatatttatccccatacttcctcttttgtgttcaaattacaagtaaatcatatcactctgcaATTCACGTATgttcactataaataatgtaaatgtgtggttaacttaatggtgcaaaaaggaaatggatacagacaactaccttaccaagatttgcatacaggtgatacaaataatccaaaatgtatgctataaaagagcagctaacagtgaatgctgaaggctgattgaccatggcatgctcatttgtagagaatccagtagatgagggagtgcgtgtagtgtgcagagcattcatgctaccagctccaagaTCATTCCaagacaggacagatccacttgGCTTTCCAGAGGACTACTTATTTGACCGCTACAGGTttagaagacacagtattatatatctttgtaaattactggggccatatattgagaagaccactagacgtagtaaagccaaaccccaaacggtctgtatcgctttgcgcttctttgccagtggtgcatttctgtacagcgttggggatgcagaacatcttagtaaggcaatGGTCTGCCGCAAAATTCGTAAGGTTTGCCTTGCgcttaagggcgtactcacactaggcacggtttgctggttccgtgctggggcccggttatcccccctccccactccccctctggcctgcactcacactggtttcatcaacccggcccgagcacgcttacgtcaccacaacgtgactttatttgggaaaaaagcgcgctcgcacaacacgagttcacgattctctttttattgtatttttggagtcgttttgggagtgcagaaacacggtgcaagcacagatttatcgataatttaacacaacgattgtctgctaatcgctttgccgctatgactgtttaacgtgagcgtcgcatcactgacgtcatgtttgagttccagcgaaatgaaccaatcagacgaagCACCAAGCGGgaccgggcacggatagcgcccacatgaatcgtgccctggcccacctcttcaagcgggcccgagcacggttaactgatccgggcccgggcacggttggagcgatcacactagccaaacgaaccgtgcttcggcagggaaccgtgcccaggcccggatcacagagcctagtgtcaGAACGCCCTAAGCGTTTCCTcaatatattcatcaaatttCCTGGTCACcgaggcatccttcccataaaagaagcctttttcagaacagctggtatgtattcatgagaagtagtgttggtttgatca comes from Brachyhypopomus gauderio isolate BG-103 unplaced genomic scaffold, BGAUD_0.2 sc40, whole genome shotgun sequence and encodes:
- the akap11 gene encoding A-kinase anchor protein 11 isoform X4, giving the protein MDACGPIRGVPLKYRATIKRETLHENSALSLRNLLKNRKKLSDVVSELQDSQCVPEIHFVCLPRYADGEDFMLQALTSLSSDLTELLGSLHVQTLKDEEVLLLKDSKQPFERKDGISHIQTGVSRALCILRHVSSPQISSILGLLTRYTAGIQYALEVHSLQRGISEACQAEDDDTNQSVSSIEEDFVTAFEHLEEEDTASVNKRNQRDVASQTIPPHFKDFSGSHIIISSISKKSKNKEKSTVDESGVVQKVTSSWSGDAECQCRGQMAPQSSPPKGWVSFTSLTESDESDCSSPSPIIFLDEVGYQKSLKAKLDIPKIPVLKEGVEDSDSELSEFFDSFDQFDDLDQTLDVVVKLPKEHHLLAQKKKQSDSPVSKYASKSGSTRAMNPHKFDHRSLPANVKKPTPLKPGSPYSIHSDTPDSPRPVRTSCEETGGLFSPVRSSAFSPLGEGGSLECFWRVDTDGSELRKPRDLCSLYKTYSDFANNLSKEILGTVCGYSSPIDININKNLSCVCHKEFKNTNGHLMKLSDIQETVSIAKSQSQSLKDGIQKFATDLVEMSVGSALRDLQKGVSSCTTTLCHLAARLTSSVFHMAFQEIGMRHASVLKERAINGLASFLVGEAVSGALKEFLFVKKQIFNNTVTRFAADLAEELVFEGIMEVCQFSHPSTPLTPRNWSFEQEEEVVCSYASDLSESVIQEAFIELSQADVTFTTQAAISVSLDNICYVSADDSSQTTKLCNAQASYPESPSFVQTGNRGEDGCTVKKALYCVSGVASCVPVPAAISYLQNTEGTCHYKSSISHPCQTSPKRSICFQGKAVTSTSCTSPAISSESVPGVYKIRKACGNFGNSSPGTTSGKPPVEKCFQSFSGAMVDSTVGEAFDVMTTSKMNKKVETCADFLSETVESQIATSGSGMTKSQDVACQSTPPYDFCVSPKVHVPKEGVMDSSSSCSSQPHWTVGSKNTDYASCMSVPRSIRPASHGASEVHSAIIKDTLEVPNFEMSMRGGRKVVTEELLPCNSGIKSSVIPGTPPSTPQHPSDVSCEKQIKQFSKKLKSKLAKEFSPATPPPTPHYPTSRFKQEASDSDKAEFMLKLMRSLSEEAVNSEHEDDDEEDVLNTAAHHAEPGPSAGKKMMERGALHYAERLACHIVSMATEMDTISFGDGVKKAPDEGRGSIALHSAQFSEQTLNSLWTYAGEIAGEVISDVKRMMSSSHCHYKISKRRSVKSDKSLGGDHRDCHLPNNLLNPVFNFQKGTSSGMPSEYPRCKSRTEEYTGYIIKVLQKEGGSRELILDQYASRLAYRSIRSGLAHAAQKIKQRSPSRLHSSRRLHHDRSYNICRIQTSESDPSSLIQGNLAHNSSSESMLCVCQDGEVMSRNEYMDLVNFAESLAYNITCDVTKRLRMSSVRLPKSLTDSCLYRKSNVEDMAENVIKTAFSCSLLPYTEKNRQYHSTGSLDDGNYTNSVMQVVEHYAKKIVDDTLEMTLGPASCQTAEDSRTLERNSFTKKLTEAYKVCRYCQTRDCLICSRNVHFAYQGLQRRVRPDTEGMAGLEIPKIHIDLDKRAVFAEEIVSVAVEKAKKELSSTSLNADSGIGHDGASFTESLTTEIMTSALSNICQTINLSAPGMESVNATESTVSQQLNLSVGDDSLGSWSNLSFEEDHPDESSSFHHLSDSDYIEEKEPETRDVLGSVRVERAPGRRDRALVLLSTDVWGQGPPQQLRAVLQWVAASITEVPVVQFNLQSEQELQQFLHVTQKLREREWRVGDVLQALLTYSQECPAEDGTQAQDAACCHGSLFKWLVEHV
- the akap11 gene encoding A-kinase anchor protein 11 isoform X2: MDACGPIRGVPLKYRATIKRETLHENSALSLRNLLKNRKKLSDVVSELQDSQCVPEIHFVCLPRYADGEDFMLQALTSLSSDLTELLGSLHVQTLKDEEVLLLKDSKQPFERKDGISHIQTGVSRALCILRHVSSPQISSILGLLTRYTAGIQYALEVHSLQRGISEACQAEDDDTNQSVSSIEEDFVTAFEHLEEEDTASVNKRNQRDVASQTIPPHFKDFSGSHIIISSISKKSKNKEKSTVDESGVVQKVTSSWSGDAECQCRGQMAPQSSPPKGWVSFTSLTESDESDCSSPSPIIFLDEVGYQKSLKAKLDIPKIPVLKEGVEDSDSELSEFFDSFDQFDDLDQTLDVVVKLPKEHHLLAQKKKQSDSPVSKYASKSGSTRAMNPHKFDHRSLPANVKKPTPLKPGSPYSIHSDTPDSPRPVRTSCEETGGLFSPVRSSAFSPLGEGGSLECFWRVDTDGSELRKPRDLCSLYKTYSDFANNLSKEILGTVCGYSSPIDININKNLSCVCHKEFKNTNGHLMKLSDIQETVSIAKSQSQSLKDGIQKFATDLVEMSVGSALRDLQKGVSSCTTTLCHLAARLTSSVFHMAFQEIGMRHASVLKERAINGLASFLVGEAVSGALKEFLFVKKQIFNNTVTRFAADLAEELVFEGIMEVCQFSHPSTPLTPRNWSFEQEEEVVCSYASDLSESVIQEAFIELSQADVTFTTQAAISVSLDNICYVSADDSSQTTKLCNAQASYPESPSFVQTGNRGEDGCTVKKALYCVSGVASCVPVPAAISYLQNTEGTCHYKSSISHPCQTSPKRSICFQGKAVTSTSCTSPAISSESVPGVYKIRKACGNFGNSSPGTTSGKPPVEKCFQSFSGAMVDSTVGEAFDVMTTSKMNKKVETCADFLSETVESQIATSGSGMTKSQDVACQSTPPYDFCVSPKVHVPKEGVMDSSSSCSSQPHWTVGSKNTDYASCMSVPRSIRPASHGASEVHSAIIKDTLEVPNFEMSMRGGRKVVTEELLPCNSGIKSSVIPGTPPSTPQHPSDVSCEKQIKQFSKKLKSKLAKEFSPATPPPTPHYPTSRFKQEASDSDKAEFMLKLMRSLSEEAVNSEHEDDDEEDVLNTAAHHAEPGPSAGKKMMERGALHYAERLACHIVSMATEMDTISFGDGVKKAPDEGRGSIALHSAQFSEQTLNSLWTYAGEIAGEVISDVKRMMSSSHCHYKISKRRSVKSDKSLGGDHRDCHLPNNLLNPVFNFQKGTSSGMPSEYPRCKSRTEEYTGYIIKVLQKEGGSRELILDQYASRLAYRSIRSGLAHAAQKIKQRSPSRLHSSRRLHHDRSYNICRIQTSESDPSSLIQGNLAHNSSSESMLCVCQDGEVMSRNEYMDLVNFAESLAYNITCDVTKRLRMSSVRLPKSLTDSCLYRKSNVEDMAENVIKTAFSCSLLPYTEKNRQYHSTGSLDDGNYTNSVMQVVEHYAKKIVDDTLEMTLGPASCQTAEDSRTLERNSFTKKLTEAYKVCRYCQTRDCLICSRNVHFAYQGLQRRVRPDTEGMAGLEIPKIHIDLDKRAVFAEEIVSVAVEKAKKELSSTSLNADSGIGHDGASFTESLTTEIMTSALSNICQTINLSAPGMESVNATESTVSQQLNLSVGDDSLGSWSNLSFEEDHPDESSSFHHLSDSNGNSSSWSSLGLEGEVYEEHLSFSPSDSDYIEEKEPETRDVLGSVRVERAPGRRDRALVLLSTDVWGQGPPQQLRAVLQWVAASITEVPVVQFNLQSEQELQQFLHVTQKLREREWRVGDVLQALLTYSQECPAEDGTQAQDAACCHGSLFKWLVEHV